The following coding sequences are from one SAR202 cluster bacterium window:
- a CDS encoding beta-lactamase family protein, with protein sequence MNMVTTWLDAMRPVVRKVMGEYEVPGMITAIARGNRQPEYLVVGTDGAGTALKEDTLFPVASITKLATALAVLRLAAAGKLTVDDMLSRHLPEAAAAKPGVTLRTLMSHTSGLPVDLAEGAAPYKKGLDWPKLAKACLATPLAEEPKTRVNYSNLGPGLLGMIVERMTGKPFNVALEDLVLGPLEIEGYLGVEPPRTPAKIVGDFGEHQGTELESFNSSFWRSLAMPWAGLVTNASGALTLARAFAGAPEGFLPPALLSEATHDQTGGLGGEMFMLRWPRFPWGLGVEVRGDKAPHFTPEETSPSSYGHIGTSGCMAWHDPEAEVSRAMLGPRLFIDWVWGWPEIGKEILKTAR encoded by the coding sequence ATGAACATGGTCACAACGTGGCTGGACGCTATGCGGCCTGTAGTCCGAAAGGTCATGGGGGAGTATGAAGTCCCAGGCATGATAACCGCCATCGCCAGGGGGAATCGCCAGCCTGAGTATCTAGTAGTCGGCACGGATGGAGCTGGGACTGCTCTGAAGGAGGACACGCTGTTTCCTGTGGCGTCGATAACCAAGCTGGCTACGGCGCTGGCGGTGCTGCGGCTGGCGGCGGCGGGGAAGCTGACGGTGGACGATATGCTGTCGAGGCACCTGCCGGAGGCGGCGGCGGCGAAGCCTGGCGTGACACTACGGACGCTGATGAGCCACACCAGCGGGCTGCCGGTGGACCTGGCGGAGGGCGCTGCCCCCTACAAAAAAGGCCTGGACTGGCCCAAGCTAGCTAAGGCATGCCTGGCGACACCGCTGGCGGAAGAGCCAAAAACACGAGTGAATTACAGCAACCTAGGGCCTGGACTGCTGGGGATGATTGTGGAGAGGATGACGGGCAAGCCTTTCAACGTGGCTCTGGAAGACCTGGTGCTGGGACCGCTGGAGATAGAGGGTTATTTAGGTGTAGAGCCGCCCCGGACGCCGGCAAAAATTGTCGGCGATTTTGGCGAGCACCAGGGCACCGAATTGGAGTCTTTCAACTCGTCCTTCTGGCGGTCGCTGGCGATGCCCTGGGCCGGGCTGGTAACTAACGCGTCTGGGGCGCTGACGCTGGCGCGGGCCTTCGCGGGCGCGCCGGAGGGGTTCCTGCCGCCTGCCCTGCTATCGGAGGCGACGCATGACCAGACGGGCGGGCTGGGCGGCGAGATGTTTATGTTAAGGTGGCCTCGATTCCCCTGGGGGCTGGGGGTGGAGGTGCGGGGCGACAAAGCGCCGCACTTCACGCCGGAGGAGACTTCGCCCTCGTCTTATGGGCATATAGGGACCAGCGGCTGCATGGCGTGGCACGACCCGGAGGCAGAGGTAAGCCGGGCGATGCTAGGACCGCGCTTGTTCATAGACTGGGTATGGGGGTGGCCGGAGATTGGGAAGGAGATACTCAAGACAGCTCGGTAG
- the aac(3) gene encoding AAC(3)-VI family aminoglycoside N-acetyltransferase has product MIEDQAARKEFSKAEVTDQLRALGVRRGGVLLAHTSFRAVRPIEGGPLGLIDALCGALGPDGTLVMPSWTGNDDEPFDPAKTPASPDLGVVADTFWRQPGVLRSDHPQAFAAAGPQATLITSDPLPIPPAIPESPVGRVHQLDGQVLLLGCGHDANTTLHLAELLAGVPYRIPKHCTVIKNGRLVRIDFGENDHCCARFAFADEWLRERGRQLEGRVGHAYARLASSRDIVEAAVEHLGREPLLFLHPPSEGCGECDEARKSTYA; this is encoded by the coding sequence GAATTCAGCAAAGCCGAGGTAACAGACCAACTCCGCGCGCTGGGAGTGAGGCGGGGCGGAGTGCTGCTGGCGCACACATCGTTTCGCGCCGTACGCCCCATTGAGGGAGGGCCGCTGGGGTTGATCGATGCGCTGTGCGGGGCCCTCGGCCCCGACGGCACGCTGGTCATGCCTTCATGGACGGGCAACGACGACGAGCCCTTCGATCCCGCGAAGACACCCGCGTCGCCAGACCTAGGCGTGGTGGCGGACACCTTTTGGCGGCAGCCCGGCGTGCTGCGAAGCGACCACCCGCAGGCTTTCGCGGCGGCCGGTCCGCAGGCGACGCTGATAACTTCCGACCCCCTGCCCATTCCGCCCGCCATCCCCGAAAGTCCGGTGGGGCGAGTACACCAACTGGACGGCCAGGTGCTGCTCCTGGGGTGCGGCCACGACGCCAACACCACCCTCCATCTGGCGGAACTCCTGGCGGGCGTTCCATACCGCATTCCAAAACATTGTACCGTTATTAAGAACGGACGCCTGGTCCGAATCGACTTCGGGGAGAATGACCATTGCTGCGCCCGCTTCGCTTTTGCCGACGAGTGGCTGCGAGAGCGGGGACGGCAATTGGAGGGGCGCGTAGGACACGCTTATGCGCGGCTCGCTAGCTCTCGGGACATTGTAGAAGCCGCGGTGGAACACCTGGGCCGCGAACCGCTGCTGTTCTTGCATCCTCCAAGTGAGGGCTGTGGGGAGTGCGACGAGGCTCGAAAAAGCACATATGCCTAG